CCGCATCAAATCTGAACTTGTGCGTTCATCGCCGCCATTATCTTGAGACGCAGGGCATTGAGGCGGATGAATCCGGTTGCGTCCTTCTGGTTATAAACCCGGTCTTTTTCAAATGTTGCAACATCCTCACTGTAAAGGGAAAAGGGCGATTTCCTCCCGACCACAATGCAGTTTCCCTTGTAGAGCTTAAGACGGGCTGTCCCGGTCACATGCTCCTGGGTTTCGTCTATGAAGCTCTGCAGAACCTTCATCTCCGGAGAAAACCAGAAACCGTTATAAACGAGCTGGGCGTATTTGGGAGTGAGCGAATCGCGCAGCATCATCACCTCGCGGTCCATGGTAATAGACTCCACTGCCCGGTGCGCGGCCCAGAGGACAGTTCCCCCGGGAGTCTCGTAAACCCCGCGGGATTTCATGCCGACAAAGCGGTTCTCCACCATATCAACGCGGCCGATCCCGTTTTTACCGGCGATTTCATTGAGATGATCGAGAAGAACGGCAGGCTGCATATTCACCCCGTCCACGGAAACAGGAATCCCGTTTTCAAAGACGATTTCGATATAGGTCGGCCGGTCCGGGGCTTTTTCAGGGGAAACGCTCAGCACAAACATGTCTTCATTCGGCTCCGTCCAGGGGTCTTCCAGAATTCCGCCTTCATGGGAGATGTGAAGCAGGTTGCGGTCGCTGCTGTAGGGTTTTTCCCTGGTCAGCGGCAGTGGTATCCCATGTTTATCGGCATAATCAAGCATCGATGACCGGGAATCAAATTTCCAGTTGTCGTCCCGCCAGGCGGCGATAATATTGATTGCCGGGTTCAAGGCCAGGTAGGTCAGCTCAAAACGAACCTGATCGTTGCCCTTCCCGGTGGCCCCGTGACAGACAGCATCGGCGCCCTCCAGCTTGGCAATCTCAAGCTGTCTTTTGGCGATCAGCGGCCGGGCCAGCGATGTTCCCAGCAGATATGTTCCCTCGTAAATGGCATTCGCCCGGAGCGCCGAAAAAACGAAGTCCCGCGTGAATTCCTCTTTGAGATCATCAATGTATATCTTTGAGGCGCCGGTATTGAGCGCCTTTTCCTGAAGCCCGGACAACTCTTCCTTCTGCCCGACATCGGCGGCAAAGCAGATCACCTCGCAGTGGTACGTCTCAATCAGCCATTTCAGAATGACGGACGTATCGAGTCCGCCCGAATAGGCAAGAACAACCTTCTTCACTTCACTCACTTTAGTATCCTCCTTATCACTGCATCAATATTTCCATTATCGCCTTCTGGACGTGCAGCCGGTTTTCCGCCTCGTCAAAGACAACGGACTGGGGACCGTCGATAACCTCCGCGGCAATCTCCTCCCCCCGGTGCGCGGGCAGGCAATGCATCACAATAACGTCCTTTCCGGCTTTGTCCACAAGTTCCTGACTAACCTGAAAGGCATGAAATTTTTTAATCTTTTCATCTCTTTGTTCCTCCTGCCCCATGCTCACCCAGGTATCGGTATAAATGACGTCGGCCTTGCGCACGGCCAGAGCCGGCTCCCTGTGCAGATTAACCCCGAGCGGCGCCTCGGCTTTTGCCCTTTCCAGAATGACAGGATCCGGATCATACCCGTCGGGACAGGCCAGGTCAAGGCGAAAGGGAAGCTTTGTAGCCGCAACTATCCAGGAGTTGGCGATATTGTTGCCGTCCCCGACATAGGCGATTTTCAGCCCCTCATACCCTCCCCGCTTCTCTATAAGCGTGAAGAGATCCGTCAAAATCTGGCAGGGGTGAAGCAGGTCCGTGAGGCCGTTGATAACCGGGATTGTCGCAAACCGGGCAAATTCCTCGACCAACTCGTGAGAATAGGTGCGGATCATCACCCCGTCGAGATAGCGGGACATTATCCGCGCTGTATCGGGGATTGTCTCCCCCCGACCGATCTGAATATCGCGACCGCTCAGAAAGAGTGCGTTTCCCCCTAACTGATACATGCCTACTTCAAATGATATCCTCGTGCGCGTCGATGATTTGTCAAAAATCATCCCCAGCGTCTTACCCTTCAGCGGCTTGGCTGATTTTCCGGCTCGCAACATTTTTTTCAGCCGATCGGCGCCCTCAAAAATGGCGTCATAATCACTTTTCTCCAGGTCATAACCGCTTATCAAATCCTTTTTCATTGTTCCCCCAATGCCTCATCCAATATCTGCAAAGCCCGATCCACATCGTATTCGGTAATAATCAACGGCGGCACAAAACGCAGGATATTGCCGTTTGTACAGTTAATAAGAAGCCCCTTCTCCATGCATGCAAGCACCAGCCCCGCACCGGGAGAGGCAAGCTCCACGCCGATCATTAACCCCTTGCCCCGCACCTCGCGAATAACCGGATGCTTGTCTTTCAGCTTGGCAAGCCGGGCGAGAAAATACTCGCCGACAACGCGACTGTTCTCGACAACCCCTTCCTCCAGGATCGTCTGCACCGCGGCTAAGGCTGCCGCGCAGGCCAGCGGGTTACCACCGAATGTCGAACCATGACTTCCCGGGACAAAAGCCGCGGCAATGTGCTCCTTGGCAAGCATCGCCCCGATCGGAAAGCCATTTCCCAATGCCTTGGCAAGGGTCATGATGTCAGGGACAACATCCTCATGATCGCAGGCAAAAAGCATCCCCGTCCGGCCCATGCCCGTCTGGATTTCATCGGCAATCATCAAAATGCCATGTTCATCGCATATTTTTCTAATCCCCTGAAGATATCCAGCGTCGGGAATGACTACCCCCCCCTCCCCCTGAATCGGTTCGACGATTACCCCGCAGGTCTTATCGGTGATTGCGGCATCCAGGGCGGCAAGATCATTGTAGGGGACATAATGGAAACCTGCGGGGAGAGGACCGAATCCTGCCTGCAAATTCTCCTGGCCGGTTGCCGTGACAGTGGCCAGTGTTCTGCCGTGAAAGGAGTTGCGCATGGTGATGAACTCGTTTTTGCCATTCATCTGCTCAAATGCATATCTTCTGGCAAGTTTTATCGCCGCTTCGTTGGCCTCCGCGCCGCTGTTGCAGAAAAATACCTTATCCAGCGGGGAATTCTCTACAAGCAGGGCGGCCAGCAGGATCTGGGGAGCGATGTGATAGTAGTTGGAGATATGAGTAAGATTTTCCACCTGCTCCTTAATCGCCGCCACCACCCGGTAATGGGAGTGACCCAGGGCACAAACGGCAATCCCCCCGACCAGATCGAGATAAGAGCGGCCTTCGCTGTCCCAGAGGTGAACGCCCAGTCCCCTGGTAATGACAACAGGAAACCGCTTGTAGTTGGGCATTATGTATTTATCGGCAAGCCCGATCCATTCTGCTTTTGTCATTTCAATCTCTTTCATTTCAAAATGCCTTCATAAATCATGCATTAATTCTTGACTCCTATATTACGATCTCCGTCCCAATCCCCTGATCCGTGAACATCTCCAGCAGAATCGTGTGTTTGACGCGCCCATCGAGAATGTGGGTCTTGCCTACCCCGGCGCCCAGAGCCTTGAGGCAGCACTTGATCTTGGGGTACATGCCGCCGGCGATTGTTCCGTCCTCAATCATCCGCCTTGCCATGCCGTTATTCATCGTGTGAATGAGGTTTTTATCCCGATCGAGAACACCGGGCACATCCGTCAGCAAAATAAGTTTTTCGGCACCGAGGGCCGACGCAACCGCGCCGGCCACCAGATCGGCGTTGATATTGTAAGTCTCCCCATTTTCACCTATCCCCGTGGGCGCGATGACAGGAATTATCCCGTCATTCATAAGCGTATTGAGAATAGAGGCGTTTACCTCTTTGACCTTGCCGACCAGACCGAGGTCAATTATTTCCGACGGCGTGGCTTTTGCCTTGTCGGCGCTGAGGAGATATTTCTCCGCACGAATCAGGTTTGCGTCCTTGCCGCTTAGGCCCACTGCCCGCCCACCATGCCGGTTAATCAAGCCGACTATTTCCTTGTTTACCTTCCCGACCAGCACCATCTCGACAATATCCATTGTCTCTTCATCGGTGACCCGCATCCCCTGGATGAACTGCGATTCCTTCCCCAGCTTTTTCAGGACGCTGCCGATTTGCGGTCCGCCGCCATGCACAACCACCGGATGGATGCCTATGTACTTCATCAAAAGCACATCGCGGGCGAAATTATCCTTCAGTTCCTCGTCAACCATCGCGTGCCCGCCATACTTTATAACAACCGTCCGGTTAAAGAAACGGCGTATATAGGGAAGCGCCTCCACCAGGATATTGGCCCTCTCCACAAACTCAGTCATATCTTCCATAAGCAATCTCTCAAATCACAAAATATAACGGCTCAGATCCTCATCTTCAACAATTTCGTCCAACTGCTCGGCGACGTAATCGGCATCTATCACCAATCCTACTATGAACCTCGTAGGCAAAATCAACCGGGGTTGCTCCAACCGGCAAATCGAAGATGTCACCATTTGGAGAAAAAACGTAGATCCGATCATCTAAAAATTCCATCTTTAAACCTTCTAGAAAATCAGTATCGTCACCAACCGAGACTTGCCATTCCTTGATTCGCTTTAAAAAATCCGTTTGGTGGGATTTTGCAAAAGTCCCCTTTTCGAGCTCACTATCAGACTTCCCAGAACTTTTTTCTAAGGTGTAATGAAGGTGAGAAGCGACTCCATATTCAGCCTCTTCGTGCATCTCCTTGGTTCTTATTTGAATCTCACAAACTTTACCCTCTGGCCCAAAAACAGTCGTGTGAATCGAGCGATAGCCGTTTGGTTTTGGAGCGGCAATATAATCTCGAACGTAGTTTGGAATCGGCCTAAACTTACCGTGAATGGCGCCTAAAATTTTATAACAATTCTCCTCTGTATCGGTCACGACTCGGAGAGCTACCAGGTCATAAACCTTATCAAAGTCCCAATCAATCTCTGGCCGAGTAATTTTTTTATACAAACTATAGATATGCTTGGCTCGCCCTTCCACATCGGCTGAAACTGATAACCTTTTTAGTTCATCATCTATAATTCGCTTAACTTTGAGCGTGTACCTGTCGGCTGCTTTGTAACGTCGATTGGCCTCCTTTTTGAGATATTTATACTCTTGAGGATATGCAATTGGAAAGGCTAAATCTTCCAACCGGCCCTTGATTTCTCCCATCCCGAGCCTGAGAGCAAGAGGTGCAAAAATATTTAAGGTTTCACGCGAAACCCGTTGCTGATGCTCGATGGGGAGTGATTTGATTGTTTCCATATTGTGGAGTCGATCGGCTAACTTGATAATCACCACTCGAACATCATCAGACATCGAGAGGAAAAGCTGCCTTAGGTTCTCGTTTTTGGCGTGAGTTTTTGCTTCCTCGGCTTCCTCCGGGTTTGAATAAGTCGAAAAATCAACCTGACGGAGAGCTGTTAGGCTTTTTACGAGTCCAGCAACTTCGACCCCAAATTCGGCCTCAATATCCTCATATTTGGTATCAGTATCTTCAATTACGTCGTGAAGTAAGGCCGCAGCCGCCATCTCATCACTCATTCCTAAACTCAGAAGAGTCTTGGCGA
This DNA window, taken from Syntrophobacterales bacterium, encodes the following:
- the argB gene encoding acetylglutamate kinase — translated: MTEFVERANILVEALPYIRRFFNRTVVIKYGGHAMVDEELKDNFARDVLLMKYIGIHPVVVHGGGPQIGSVLKKLGKESQFIQGMRVTDEETMDIVEMVLVGKVNKEIVGLINRHGGRAVGLSGKDANLIRAEKYLLSADKAKATPSEIIDLGLVGKVKEVNASILNTLMNDGIIPVIAPTGIGENGETYNINADLVAGAVASALGAEKLILLTDVPGVLDRDKNLIHTMNNGMARRMIEDGTIAGGMYPKIKCCLKALGAGVGKTHILDGRVKHTILLEMFTDQGIGTEIVI
- a CDS encoding RelA/SpoT family protein, which encodes MPKDFYKDIILQESFDKKLVERAYKFAKKAHHGQKRRSGEAYITHPLAVAKTLLSLGMSDEMAAAALLHDVIEDTDTKYEDIEAEFGVEVAGLVKSLTALRQVDFSTYSNPEEAEEAKTHAKNENLRQLFLSMSDDVRVVIIKLADRLHNMETIKSLPIEHQQRVSRETLNIFAPLALRLGMGEIKGRLEDLAFPIAYPQEYKYLKKEANRRYKAADRYTLKVKRIIDDELKRLSVSADVEGRAKHIYSLYKKITRPEIDWDFDKVYDLVALRVVTDTEENCYKILGAIHGKFRPIPNYVRDYIAAPKPNGYRSIHTTVFGPEGKVCEIQIRTKEMHEEAEYGVASHLHYTLEKSSGKSDSELEKGTFAKSHQTDFLKRIKEWQVSVGDDTDFLEGLKMEFLDDRIYVFSPNGDIFDLPVGATPVDFAYEVHSRIGDRCRLRRRAVGRNC
- a CDS encoding argininosuccinate synthase, translating into MSEVKKVVLAYSGGLDTSVILKWLIETYHCEVICFAADVGQKEELSGLQEKALNTGASKIYIDDLKEEFTRDFVFSALRANAIYEGTYLLGTSLARPLIAKRQLEIAKLEGADAVCHGATGKGNDQVRFELTYLALNPAINIIAAWRDDNWKFDSRSSMLDYADKHGIPLPLTREKPYSSDRNLLHISHEGGILEDPWTEPNEDMFVLSVSPEKAPDRPTYIEIVFENGIPVSVDGVNMQPAVLLDHLNEIAGKNGIGRVDMVENRFVGMKSRGVYETPGGTVLWAAHRAVESITMDREVMMLRDSLTPKYAQLVYNGFWFSPEMKVLQSFIDETQEHVTGTARLKLYKGNCIVVGRKSPFSLYSEDVATFEKDRVYNQKDATGFIRLNALRLKIMAAMNAQVQI
- the argF gene encoding ornithine carbamoyltransferase, with translation MKKDLISGYDLEKSDYDAIFEGADRLKKMLRAGKSAKPLKGKTLGMIFDKSSTRTRISFEVGMYQLGGNALFLSGRDIQIGRGETIPDTARIMSRYLDGVMIRTYSHELVEEFARFATIPVINGLTDLLHPCQILTDLFTLIEKRGGYEGLKIAYVGDGNNIANSWIVAATKLPFRLDLACPDGYDPDPVILERAKAEAPLGVNLHREPALAVRKADVIYTDTWVSMGQEEQRDEKIKKFHAFQVSQELVDKAGKDVIVMHCLPAHRGEEIAAEVIDGPQSVVFDEAENRLHVQKAIMEILMQ
- a CDS encoding acetylornithine transaminase; translated protein: MTKAEWIGLADKYIMPNYKRFPVVITRGLGVHLWDSEGRSYLDLVGGIAVCALGHSHYRVVAAIKEQVENLTHISNYYHIAPQILLAALLVENSPLDKVFFCNSGAEANEAAIKLARRYAFEQMNGKNEFITMRNSFHGRTLATVTATGQENLQAGFGPLPAGFHYVPYNDLAALDAAITDKTCGVIVEPIQGEGGVVIPDAGYLQGIRKICDEHGILMIADEIQTGMGRTGMLFACDHEDVVPDIMTLAKALGNGFPIGAMLAKEHIAAAFVPGSHGSTFGGNPLACAAALAAVQTILEEGVVENSRVVGEYFLARLAKLKDKHPVIREVRGKGLMIGVELASPGAGLVLACMEKGLLINCTNGNILRFVPPLIITEYDVDRALQILDEALGEQ